The following is a genomic window from Sporosarcina jeotgali.
TGAGTCGGTTCATCGTAAAAGATTTTATAGGATTGAACGTGGTCAAGTGGAGAAGAATCCATCGCTGCAAAAGTCTCCTTTCCGGAAACAGTACTAGCAAACAAGAGGCAGAGGAGCAGGACGGGAAAAAGTTTCTTAAACACAAAAAGCCCTCCTAGGCTATTAGAAGGGAAGGGAGGTTAGTAGGCTGGCGATCGGTATACTTTTTTTAAGAAGTATCGACGACCCATACCTTTGCGCCCCTATTTTTCAATAGGTTTGCCCTTCACAACCCTCTAACGGGTAGTTTTTAGTTAGCCATTGGCTACTACCAATACTATAACTTGCATATGTTTGTCAAGTCAATTTGTTAAATAGATTGAAGGAATTATTTTCCGATAATGTTTGCGGGTTTGACACATAAACTAGATTGTGTTAATCCGAAAGTTCCTTATCCTTTCTTGAATAGAATCTATTGGGAATGTGGGCATCACTGTGGTGGAATGAAATACATTAGCTTCCCATTTAGCATATAAAATGCACAAAATAATAAGTAATGAGATATGCATTAGACCACCCCCTTAAGAAGAGAATTGGCAATTCGTGTCTGGATACCATCTGAATATTTTACATCTGTACTTGGGAGTAAAAATAGCAATTGATATGAAGAAGGGTTCCAACTGATGATATCCATTTCACGCAATTCATCCCTCAACAAGTCGAATAGTTTGTTCATATTAAGAGGTTTCTTTGGAAGGGACACGGTAAAGGATGAGTAAGGCTGGTTAAAACGATGTTTCCGTTCTTGATGAATGGCTAGCATATCGCTGTAATAGGAAGTTGTATAAAAAGGTGTGCCGGGAACTAGTACTTTTTCTCGTCGAACTTGCTCTTTTTGCAAAGCAACAGTTAGAGGATCAGCGACAAATCGAAGAATCCATTTAAGTGTTTCGAGTCCATCGGGCGTGACACGAAACGAATCAACTTTTCGAATGACTAATACATATTTCACAGCAGTTCCGGTATAGATAGGCGCGCAGATGAGAGGACCAGAAGAATCAGGATTGTCTATTGAACGCATGTACAGTTCTTTTTGAGTGAGGACTTTTTTGAAAAGGAATGGATGATCTTCGTAAAAATATGAAGGCGGCATTTGTTCTTCACCCGAACTGCGGTGAACTTTCAGGCGCCAAACTTTGTTGGAATGATCTACATGATAAATACCATACACTTCTGCTCTGTAATGATCTTGTATAATACGGATTGCCTCGTTCAAGATCTTTTCAGAGTGCCCCCGGTTCAGCAAGTTCGTAATTGCATATATAGTGGCAAGGTTGGTTTCATTTTCGACTATTTTCTTCTTCAGATGGTTATTCGCATCTTGAGAAGCGGTGAGTGCTTGTCGAGATTGCTCATACTCTTGCTGTAAGTCTTCTTTTTCATGAAAGAGACTCTGGTAACGTTTGTTGAGTGAAGTACGGAAGGCGCCGCTTAGCAGCCCAATTACGAAAATGGATATTGCAAACCGGACAAACCCAGGTTCATGGAGAAGGTTGAGGGGATTGCTGCCGGCTTGCGTCGCGTAGAACAAGTGGAGCCCAATTCCCCCAGTGATTGTGACTAAAGAGTAGCCAATTCCATAACGAATTCCGAACAAAAAGGCTGTTAGAGCCAACAAAGTTCCTATCCATTCCAGGTTTAACAGCTGGTAGCTTGCTGCAAAAACAAAAAGTAGTGTAACTGTGACAAGCTCTATTAAAATGATCCAGTTCTTTTCGGTTCCATAAACGATTGAATGCTCACTTCTCATACTAGTTCACGTCCTTTCATCAAAAACCTCCAGTATTCCGACATTCCATTTGGGAAACTATCACACGGCGGCCCGTAGAGTTGTTCAACCACTCTAAAGTTGTTTAGAGTACCGTGTTCCAAATCTCCAGCTCGCTTGTTTGCCCTAAACAACGGGTCACCTCTGAAATATTAGTCTGAATTCCTGTCCTGACGTGGATCATAGACATTCGAATAGCGTAGAATGGAATGAGATAGGTTATGATGGGCACACGTCAATCGAATATTGGGTCTATATGTTCTTTTTGACAATCCGTATGGGGATAGAGGTTCAAGTGCATGCTCTTGTGAGATGGGCAAAGTCACTGGGACGCCGTATACTGCAGCGTCTTTCAATGGATCTTCCACCGAGACGGATAGGGAAGATTGTGGGTTTAGATTCTTTCTCTTCCCATTCGATAGATTATCAATAACAACTACGCGAGGGCCAAGTTCTAAGAGTCGTGTAGTTAAATGGGAACCAATAAAGCCAGCCCCTTTAGTAACTGCAATTCGCATGTGCACACTCTCCCTAGTAGTGAAATTTTATAAAATGGTAGCATAGGGTCATAGAAGTGGCAGATTGGGACATAAGCATTCGACAAGTAGTCTTAAAACTTTTTAGAAACATCGATTAAACGCAAGATAAAGGTCTGAAATCTAGATAATATGTAGAGTATACATCTTTTTGCAGTATAAGGTAACTAAAAATTTGAAGTATACTAAAAAAAGGAGGAAGCTTGTAAAACTTACGACATATGGCTTAGTTTTTATAAAAGGAGAGTTTCTATGAAAATAGGGATTAAGGTCCTCAAACGATTTATAAATGAACGTTTTTTCGATCAAGCCGCTCAAACCGCTTATTACTTGCTGTTATCTATGTTGCCATTCTTCATTTTTGTCCTTTCATTATTGAATTTGTTTCCGGTCAATGAGGAGATTCTGTTTCGCTTTTTACGACCGTTTATACCTGAGCAGTCTTTTCTGCTGATTGAGGACAATGTTCGTGAGGTGTTGAGAAACGGGAAAGGAAAATGGTTGTATTTCAGTTTGGCAGGAGCATTCTGGTTATCTTCTGTAACGGTACAATCTTTAGCACGTTCGCTGGACTTGGCAAATGGGTATATACGGAAGAGAGGGTTCTGGCTATCGTTAATCCGTGATCTTGGGGTGACATTACTATTCATGCTCGTAGTACCTCTCTCCATTCTTCTTCCATTCATTGAAAACATTCTCCACGAAGTTATCGCTTACTATGATCGAATTGACGATTGGAAAGGCTGGCTGTTTTTATGGCCCAAAGTAAAATGGGGACTGGGTACAATGTTTTTGTTTGTCTTTTTCCTGCTCTTCTATAAAATTGTTCCGAGTGGTAAAGTATTATTTCGTCAAGCGGTGCCGGGTGCATTGCTCTCGACGCTTGGATGGCAGCTGTTTTCGTATCTATTTGGAGGATGGGTAACGGCAGTAGATTACACACGATTATATGGTCAGTTATCAGGAATCATCATGCTGGTGATTTGGTTTTACATGACCGCCGTTATTATTTTGATTTCTGGATTATTGAATGCAGAGTGGAGTAAGTCTAAAAAAAGGAGCGGGTTAAATGTTAACAATTTTAGCGGTCGATGATGATCCAAATATTTTAGAGCTGGTCCGCATAACATTATCTGCTGCGAGCTATCGTGTGATGAAAGCAAAGAACGGCCGGGAAGCGCTGGAGCTCATGGAAAAAGAAGTACCAGACCTTGCTGTCGTCGATGTGATGATGCCTGAAATGGACGGATATGCACTGACGAAGAAACTGCGTTCCGAATGGGATATCCCTGTACTATTGCTTACTGCAAAAGGAGAACTAGAGGATAAGGAAAAGGGGTTTCTAGCGGGATCGGATGACTATCTGGTAAAACCTTTTGAACCGAAGGAATTGCTGTTTCGAATCCGTGCGATTCTGCGGCGTTATGACAAAGCGGTCGATGTATTTATACAGGCAGGACCCTTATCCATTAATCGTCAAACCTATGAAGTGTCAATTGGGAACAAAGTATTGCTGCTGCCATTGAAAGAATTTGAACTGTTGTCGGTTCTGGCATCACGTGCGAATCAGGTGTTCACGCGGGAGGTATTGCTGGATCGAGTATGGGGATTTGACTATGAAGGCGATGAACAAACATTGAATGTCCATATTAAGCGGTTGAGGGATAAGCTGGAAGGCCTCCCAGAGCAAGTAAGTATCGTAACCGTACGGGGTGTCGGTTATAAGCTGGACACGGGTGCAGTATGAGGTCCCTATATGGTAAGTTTCTGCTTTATACAGCAGGAATCATGGCGTTCAGCGCACTTGCGGCGTTTCTGGCGGTCAATACGTTTTATCATCAAAACTTAAAAGGGTCGAATGATGAAAAAAATATGAACATCGCTCGACAACTCGTAAGTTACATTGAAAAAGCATCACCTGATGACTTAGACCTCTATTTGGAAACGCAAGCGGCAGCAGGGTACAAGTTATTGATTGTAAATGAAGACTTAAAAGGCCAGCGTTACGGGCAGTCATTTCGTCTGGATAACTTAGAAGAAAGCGATGTGAAATCCGTACTTCAAGGAACGGACTATCACGGCATGAAAAACTATCCGACAGAAACCTTTGTGACAGGCTTCTTTTCAGATGAAACCGCGAATACAGTCGGCGTTCCATTTACATATAAGGGTGAGGAGTATGCCCTGTTTTTGCGTCCGGATATTAAGTTGCTTTTCACAGAAGTTCATTACTTGCTTGGCGGTATGGTCATAGTGATGGCAATCGCGAGTCTGTTAGCAATGTTGATTGTGGCAAAACGTCTGATCCGGCCGATTACACAACTGACGCTGGCAACGAAGAAAGTGGGGAAAGAAGAATTCAGCGGCATCCTGCAGATTCATCAGAAAGACGAAATTGGACAGCTGGCGGAAAGTTTCCAAAAAATGACCGAGCGTTTGGGAGAAAATGATTTAATACGCAAGAAGTTCATCAGTGACGTGTCTCATGACTTTCAATCGCCGCTATTGAATATTAAGGGCTATGCGGGCCTGTTGATGGATGAATCGCTGCCTGCTGAAGAACGGGCTGGCTATGCTAAAGTGATCCAGTCCGAGACTGATCGCTTATCGTCATTAACCAAACAGCTGCTCTTGCTGACGTCACTTGATCAGATGATGAGTCCGTTGAAGCCTGTTTCATATGATGTCAGTGAACAGTTGAGAGAGACAGTGCGCAAATACCGATGGTTGCTCGAGGAGAAACAAATTTCACTTTCTATGGAAATTGAGGACTCTGCGATAATCGGGGATCCGGCGTTTCTTGAGAAGGTATGGGAGAACTTGTTGTCGAATGCGTTAAAATATACGGCTGATTACGGCACCATCGATGTTTCCTTAGTTTCAGATGAAACCTCTGTAACTGTGCAAATCGGAGATTCCGGAATTGGGATTGCAGAAGAGAACCTCGCGCATATCTTCAACCGATTTTACCGGGAAGATGACTCACGGACAATTGCCGCCGAAGGGACTGGCCTGGGGTTATCCATTGTTCAGCAAGTGATTGAGCTCCACAATGGAGAGATTTCCGTCGCGAGTGAAAAAGGAAAAGGAACCGTCTTTACAATTATTTTGCCCAAACTGTAATGTGCAGTACATGTTGCGTTCATGTTCGGGTCGTATGATAAAGGTAATCAGAACGATACAGGAGGAATGCAACATGCAGGAAAAATGGAGTATACGCTTAATACGAATTGCTGCGTTATTTGGATTGGTCGGAACGGTGCTTGGTTCACATATGGCGGGATCAGGATCCTACGCATTTAAACCCATTCATGCACACATCTTGTTAGTAGGTTGGCTATCTGTCTTTTCATGGGGCGTCTTTTATAAAATTTATCGCGTGCGCGCAACGAAACTCGTGGCAGTTCACGGGTGGGCAGCGATTATCGGTTCAA
Proteins encoded in this region:
- a CDS encoding NAD-dependent epimerase/dehydratase family protein, with amino-acid sequence MRIAVTKGAGFIGSHLTTRLLELGPRVVVIDNLSNGKRKNLNPQSSLSVSVEDPLKDAAVYGVPVTLPISQEHALEPLSPYGLSKRTYRPNIRLTCAHHNLSHSILRYSNVYDPRQDRNSD
- a CDS encoding YihY/virulence factor BrkB family protein — encoded protein: MKIGIKVLKRFINERFFDQAAQTAYYLLLSMLPFFIFVLSLLNLFPVNEEILFRFLRPFIPEQSFLLIEDNVREVLRNGKGKWLYFSLAGAFWLSSVTVQSLARSLDLANGYIRKRGFWLSLIRDLGVTLLFMLVVPLSILLPFIENILHEVIAYYDRIDDWKGWLFLWPKVKWGLGTMFLFVFFLLFYKIVPSGKVLFRQAVPGALLSTLGWQLFSYLFGGWVTAVDYTRLYGQLSGIIMLVIWFYMTAVIILISGLLNAEWSKSKKRSGLNVNNFSGR
- a CDS encoding response regulator transcription factor, with amino-acid sequence MLTILAVDDDPNILELVRITLSAASYRVMKAKNGREALELMEKEVPDLAVVDVMMPEMDGYALTKKLRSEWDIPVLLLTAKGELEDKEKGFLAGSDDYLVKPFEPKELLFRIRAILRRYDKAVDVFIQAGPLSINRQTYEVSIGNKVLLLPLKEFELLSVLASRANQVFTREVLLDRVWGFDYEGDEQTLNVHIKRLRDKLEGLPEQVSIVTVRGVGYKLDTGAV
- a CDS encoding sensor histidine kinase; protein product: MAFSALAAFLAVNTFYHQNLKGSNDEKNMNIARQLVSYIEKASPDDLDLYLETQAAAGYKLLIVNEDLKGQRYGQSFRLDNLEESDVKSVLQGTDYHGMKNYPTETFVTGFFSDETANTVGVPFTYKGEEYALFLRPDIKLLFTEVHYLLGGMVIVMAIASLLAMLIVAKRLIRPITQLTLATKKVGKEEFSGILQIHQKDEIGQLAESFQKMTERLGENDLIRKKFISDVSHDFQSPLLNIKGYAGLLMDESLPAEERAGYAKVIQSETDRLSSLTKQLLLLTSLDQMMSPLKPVSYDVSEQLRETVRKYRWLLEEKQISLSMEIEDSAIIGDPAFLEKVWENLLSNALKYTADYGTIDVSLVSDETSVTVQIGDSGIGIAEENLAHIFNRFYREDDSRTIAAEGTGLGLSIVQQVIELHNGEISVASEKGKGTVFTIILPKL